One stretch of Phaeodactylum tricornutum CCAP 1055/1 chromosome 9, whole genome shotgun sequence DNA includes these proteins:
- a CDS encoding predicted protein, which translates to MEASVPDKEPAFWQRASQAAVDRFVIPCVRAALREVALQSLQRETMGISATINAETNGNDLGVVSPESQQIVVTAEAIARVRDRCHRVGAQWSRALEEAGHFATALVVQRVVTSGSPTLYDRIPTESGTHSESTDPADTNGPSRPVPHPDTPSTKEYVTNYARIRNIIRRHTNSTTDYDFSSIIHQIDQYGREGRTDWLGDWSDVEAAARKLPARMVYENVNTDGNKAPNIVHNILHSPHPWHSRKRPHVALPPRPPSLDDGTAQWTSDDVTAHWSERERRRLDSCVQSLPAALDPKPSIVLGCLHPVGRLQYYFQQRQPQSTTDRRNRPVSESHKRTRRQQKQATKMRLGDHVSRKDEATTARRLRVSKVFPTVNHEDSQQHWLDLDLGDCILECTNPETGKVSMLAFGSLEVMLLDEDEDDEDQDQEQ; encoded by the coding sequence ATGGAAGCGTCTGTGCCCGACAAGGAGCCCGCGTTTTGGCAGCGCGCCTCGCAAGCAGCGGTCGATCGATTCGTCATTCCGTGTGTGCGCGCCGCCTTAAGGGAAGTAGCCCTGCAGAGTCTACAACGAGAGACGATGGGCATTTCGGCGACCATCAACGCCGAAACCAACGGCAACGATCTAGGTGTTGTCTCACCGGAATCCCAACAGATCGTCGTGACGGCCGAAGCGATTGCCCGCGTACGAGATCGGTGTCATCGAGTCGGAGCGCAGTGGAGTCGggctttggaagaagcgggACACTTCGCCACGGCACTGGTTGTCCAACGTGTCGTCACCTCCGGAAGTCCAACCCTCTATGACCGTATTCCAACGGAAAGTGGTACGCACAGCGAATCAACCGACCCAGCCGATACGAACGGACCGTCGCGCCCCGTCCCGCACCCTGACACACCGTCCACGAAGGAGTACGTGACGAATTACGCGCGGATCCGCAACATTATACGGCGTCACACCAATTCCACTACCGACTACGACTTTTCTTCCATCATACATCAGATTGATCAGTACGGACGAGAAGGAAGGACGGATTGGCTGGGTGACTGGAGCGATGTGGAAGCGGCGGCACGCAAGCTTCCCGCCCGGATGGTGTACGAAAACGTCAACACCGACGGGAACAAAGCACCAAATATAGTTCACAACATCTTGCATTCACCGCATCCATGGCACAGTCGCAAGCGTCCGCATGTGGCTTTGCCGCCCCGACCACCATCGTTAGACGACGGAACCGCGCAATGGACCAGCGATGACGTGACGGCGCACTGGAGTGAACGCGAACGTCGTCGCTTGGACTCGTGTGTGCAATCACTTCCCGCAGCGCTTGACCCGAAACCATCCATTGTTTTGGGTTGCCTGCATCCGGTCGGACGTTTGCAGTATTACttccaacaacggcaaccgCAATCGACGACCGATCGACGGAACCGGCCAGTGAGCGAGTCTCACAAACGAACGCGACGACAGCAAAAGCAAGCCACCAAGATGCGACTCGGAGATCACGTTTCACGGAAAGATGAGGCCACCACGGCTCGACGATTGCGGGTGTCCAAGGTCTTTCCCACCGTCAATCACGAAGATTCGCAACAGCACTGGCTCGATTTGGATTTGGGCGACTGTATTTTGGAATGCACGAACCCCGAAACCGGTAAAGTCAGTATGCTTGCGTTTGGTAGTCTCGAGGTGATGCTcctcgacgaagacgaggatgacgaggacCAGGATCAAGAGCAATGA
- a CDS encoding predicted protein, giving the protein MSSNGNDPPELPGPNNPGNDPASVPGPPPPVSHTSPYPPPQPHARSTLSPPPIQTRAAAGPTPLARQGSRYHLTQAQLSPAVGGTVSRGNPAHHPPLPPQPASPVDSQSGAQPSSATHKLTKSLQKLFVATNESDGRNLGFTPSTRMVASHEKAREANTAAEAPFQCQFQVTKLRSWRTGYLRVLRLYDNEFATLDVSKEPPTETNRWRYHSLTEWLAVPSNDPADATILLQVDNDKLKLSCHEVDRATVLTRLLRGQDQAGQANLHHSVLLDKVERYTRHGTAVPVQLQAKPYGLVEMDPNTHQTIQTYTYNTLVGMALTTDHSSGIVLYWKDLTPARSGATDAPTFVKSRLYLIHASRRPGGNGRSDLTTTLQSHLETLGLPFVMQSSTTVVQWLQARRAWRTGPVATTWAVTKRTRRHDSAIVGTSQGWVGGVVSRHLVVTGSGHVMERDGSGVVGARRLADLVCIVREPSGDELLLEFRDGTVRSYTSQQRDALIVSLLDAAHTLGENTAVYVSDVPRQAHCLSWLPVGFEASPTSGIFHNDAVPLFCLKRVYALSTQAYAYISRQFEALSTGQLEPVDVVHECRAVVEGCREFNASVPPSGEGLPTGEKDKTVVGTIGALWGLVSGLLVEDQAKTQETVAASGASRQRHVAEATAATLLQTLYRLSKSVTGYKSTAELSTFLETIPLLWTVSNEFCKYWALQVLNVLLSGVTPKRDLETEYINKNVIIKTGGVAIVRGIISSLVEPSKTMGSDGRQQLSDMLLMVASDILQSLLCSYNDTTSHDHFTAFIETLGEQ; this is encoded by the coding sequence ATGTCGTCGAACGGGAACGATCCTCCAGAACTTCCCGGACCGAACAACCCCGGGAACGACCCTGCGTCAGTACCCGGGCCGCCGCCTCCGGTATCACACACATCACCTTATCCCCCGCCGCAACCCCACGCACGTTCGACGTTGTCTCCACCGCCGATTCAGACGCGGGCCGCGGCGGGTCCAACCCCCTTGGCCAGACAGGGATCACGGTATCATTTGACCCAGGCACAGCTCAGTCCCGCCGTGGGAGGCACAGTCTCTCGAGGGAACCCTGCACACCATCCCCCGTTGCCGCCCCAGCCCGCGTCTCCGGTAGATTCCCAATCCGGTGCGCAACCAAGTTCCGCCACACACAAGTTGACCAAGTCGTTGCAGAAACTCTTCGTCGCGACGAACGAATCGGACGGACGCAATCTCGGGTTTACTCCGTCGACGCGCATGGTGGCGTCGCACGAAAAAGCACGGGAAGCAAACACGGCTGCGGAGGCGCCCTTTCAGTGTCAATTCCAAGTCACCAAGCTGCGTTCTTGGCGGACGGGATATTTGCGAGTCTTGCGTCTCTACGACAACGAATTCGCCACCCTGGACGTGTCCAAAGAACCACCCACGGAAACGAATCGCTGGCGTTACCACTCGTTGACGGAATGGTTGGCCGTGCCTTCGAATGACCCAGCCGATGCCACCATACTACTCCAagtcgacaacgacaagctCAAGCTGTCCTGTCACGAAGTGGATCGCGCAACGGTATTGACGCGTTTGTTGCGCGGGCAGGATCAGGCCGGACAGGCCAATCTGCACCATTCCGTCCTCTTGGACAAGGTAGAACGCTATACACGACACGGGACGGCCGTACCCGTGCAATTACAGGCCAAGCCCTATGGATTGGTGGAGATGGATCCGAACACTCATCAAACGATACAAACGTACACCTACAACACTCTCGTCGGCATGGCCCTCACGACCGATCACTCCTCTGGCATTGTCCTCTATTGGAAAGACTTGACGCCTGCCCGATCGGGAGCGACGGACGCTCCGACTTTTGTCAAATCGCGATTGTATCTAATTCACGCGAGTCGTCGTCCCGGCGGTAACGGTCGCAGCGATTTGACCACGACCTTGCAATCTCATCTGGAAACCCTGGGACTCCCCTTTGTCATGCAATCCTCCACCACCGTGGTACAGTGGTTGCAAGCGCGTCGGGCTTGGCGGACTGGTCCCGTCGCCACCACCTGGGCCGTCACCAAGCGGACCCGTCGCCACGACAGTGCCATCGTCGGAACTTCCCAAGGATGGGTCGGCGGTGTCGTGTCACGACATTTGGTGGTCACGGGCAGTGGACACGTGATGGAACGGGACGGCTCCGGAGTTGTCGGGGCCCGACGATTGGCGGATTTGGTCTGCATCGTACGTGAACCGTCCGGGGACGAACTGTTGCTCGAGTTTCGCGATGGCACCGTAAGGTCCTACACTAGTCAGCAAAGGGACGCCCTAATCGTATCCCTCCTGGATGCCGCTCATACGTTGGGGGAAAATACTGCCGTTTACGTTTCGGACGTTCCGAGGCAAGCCCATTGCTTGTCCTGGTTGCCCGTAGGGTTCGAGGCCTCACCGACCAGTGGAATTTTTCACAACGATGCCGTTCCTCTGTTCTGTTTGAAACGGGTGTACGCACTGTCCACACAAGCCTACGCCTACATTTCCCGTCAATTTGAGGCGCTTTCGACAGGACAGCTGGAACCGGTCGATGTGGTGCACGAGTGTCGCGCCGTCGTCGAAGGTTGCCGCGAGTTCAACGCCAGCGTCCCGCCCTCGGGTGAAGGACTACCCACGGGAGAGAAGGACAAGACTGTAGTCGGTACGATTGGCGCACTTTGGGGTCTCGTATCGGGCCTGCTGGTGGAAGACCAGGCCAAGACTCAAGAGACTGTCGCCGCCAGTGGAGCGAGCCGGCAAAGGCACGTCGCGGAAGCTACGGCGGCTACGCTCTTGCAGACGCTGTATCGTTTGTCCAAATCGGTGACCGGATACAAGAGTACAGCGGAGCTATCCACTTTTCTGGAGACAATCCCGTTACTGTGGACTGTGAGCAATGAGTTTTGCAAGTACTGGGCTTTACAAGTGTTGAACGTTTTGCTCTCTGGGGTTACTCCGAAGCGCGATCTCGAAACGGAATACATCAACAAAAACGTTATTATCAAAACAGGTGGAGTAGCGATAGTGCGAGGAATTATTTCGTCGCTTGTCGAGCCTTCCAAGACGATGGGGTCGGACGGAAGGCAACAGCTTTCAGACATGCTACTCATGGTGGCAAGCGATATTCTTCAGAGTCTGCTGTGTTCCTACAATGACACCACGTCTCACGACCACTTCACTGCATTTATTGAGACCCTTGGTGAACAGTAA
- a CDS encoding predicted protein, translated as MNPSFNTFLALVFGVLVILVAWTTFYATPQGTSSAQNGPYDHDQRHRLTQAASSDFVLTRVKKNDLDKIGTMLGNMVEALEKPNSMVEPATALSSQSSADQSRNTVLVDVTGTDGEILKIILDSYGCKRTGCYGNSCSAYAPVDRLVAIAGSDVVLELHPALPKTNSGSIVTEGDRAMDADDARTQFGVSGEGILVGILSDSYNCLGGAAGDISSKDLPGGQNDIVILQDLEGDECASAKDEGRAMMQIIHDVAPGARLAYRTAFRGTSDFASGIRELAQAGCDIIVDDIGYLTEPFFQDGDIAQAADEVVAQGIPFFSSSGNYNEWTWDDPNGFRSSGQTFTDGESSGDRHLFDGAVASQSIFIENANSVYSFTLQWDEPFRSVPGSQIGSASNLDVFFLVNGNVIARSTDNNIDRNAVEFLQVNPSTIAGVSGDTVELEMIITLVEGPAPSFVKVISFNEAEFEFSASTGTSFGHPNAGRAAGVGSAVFANTPEFGRDPPLINANSSPGGIPIFFENSGSRLGAAVVRSQPRFVGPDGGRTTFFGNAPEFRFFGTSAAAPHAAAVAALMLEINDSLTPDEIYTILQETAIDMEDPNTSEFEVGFDFRTGHGLVNALEAVRRAEPITPGEPTIQPTAQPSSIPTVTSMDAPTTGDDEPTSQPTFEQAAISDVPSNSLSLAPTGSTLLPTNQATTVAPTSSTSFPTGSPMTFLPTAIPPTLQPTVTSTSIQLNLNNFLLTLLGTNINEEALRQSLIEYLLQELSKDFPDLLSISLDLVSFTELGPNQLALVEYSGLATFPENSVVSLKELLKAQTEALKHFSDVEAAIVAGGNDVRVVSIEVDHGSSSKGKSSNSTTMKSSKSGRGKGKAKGSSSRDSTSSKTGGNGSTNGGKGSINGGKGSNGLRI; from the coding sequence ATGAATCCATCATTCAATACCTTCTTGGCTCTCGTGTTCGGTGTCCTCGTCATCCTTGTAGCATGGACGACATTCTACGCGACTCCGCAAGGGACATCGTCAGCACAGAATGGACCGTACGATCACGACCAACGTCACAGATTAACCCAAGCTGCCAGTTCCGACTTCGTTTTGACCCGTGTAAAGAAGAATGATCTCGACAAAATTGGAACTATGCTGGGGAACATGGTAGAAGCGCTAGAAAAACCCAATTCCATGGTAGAGCCGGCCACAGCATTATCTTCTCAAAGTTCCGCGGACCAAAGCAGAAACACGGTGCTGGTCGATGTTACTGGTACGGATGGAGAGATTCTCAAAATCATTCTTGACTCGTACGGTTGCAAAAGAACTGGCTGCTATGGAAACAGCTGCTCCGCTTACGCACCCGTCGACCGGCTTGTCGCTATCGCAGGCAGCGATGTTGTCCTTGAATTGCACCCCGCGCTACCCAAGACAAACAGCGGATCCATTGTTACCGAAGGAGATCGAGCCATGGACGCCGACGATGCTCGAACCCAATTTGGTGTATCAGGAGAGGGGATTCTCGTAGGAATTTTGTCTGACTCTTACAACTGCCTCGGGGGTGCAGCTGGTGACATTTCAAGTAAAGACTTGCCCGGTGGACAAAACGACATTGTTATTCTTCAAGATTTAGAAGGCGACGAATGCGCATCGGCAAAGGATGAAGGGCGAGCTATGATGCAAATCATTCACGATGTTGCGCCCGGCGCACGCTTGGCCTATCGAACGGCGTTTCGGGGGACTTCTGATTTTGCGTCTGGTATTCGGGAGCTTGCCCAGGCTGGATGCGACATTATTGTTGATGATATAGGGTACTTGACCGAGCCATTTTTTCAAGACGGAGACATTGCGCAGGCCGCTGATGAAGTTGTCGCCCAGGGAATtccgttcttttcttccagtgGAAACTATAACGAGTGGACGTGGGATGATCCAAATGGGTTCCGAAGCTCTGGACAAACTTTTACCGATGGTGAAAGCTCAGGGGATCGCCATCTCTTCGATGGAGCTGTAGCATCTCAGTCAATTTTTATCGAAAACGCAAATTCTGTTTACAGCTTCACTTTGCAGTGGGATGAACCCTTTAGATCTGTCCCGGGTTCTCAGATTGGAAGCGCCAGCAATCTCGACGTATTCTTTCTCGTCAATGGTAACGTCATCGCTAGGAGCACCGACAATAACATCGACAGAAATGCTGTCGAATTTCTTCAGGTCAATCCCTCAACCATAGCTGGAGTGAGTGGCGACACAGTCGAGTTAGAGATGATCATAACTCTTGTCGAAGGTCCGGCTCCAAGCTTTGTGAAAGTGATTTCTTTTAACGAGGCTGAGTTCGAGTTTTCTGCCAGCACGGGTACATCCTTTGGTCATCCAAATGCTGGTCGCGCCGCAGGAGTCGGTTCGGCCGTATTTGCGAATACACCCGAATTCGGCCGTGATCCTCCATTGATCAACGCCAATTCATCTCCTGGCGGTATTCCTATCTTTTTTGAAAACTCGGGAAGCCGACTTGGAGCTGCAGTTGTTCGGTCTCAACCGAGATTTGTAGGCCCCGATGGGGGACGAACGACTTTTTTCGGTAACGCGCCTGAGTTCCGATTCTTTGGAACCTCCGCTGCCGCACCACACGCTGCGGCGGTAGCAGCCCTGATGCTAGAGATCAATGATTCTCTAACACCGGACGAGATTTACACAATTTTGCAAGAGACTGCAATCGATATGGAAGATCCCAATACGTCTGAATTTGAGGTAGGATTCGACTTCCGTACTGGGCATGGGCTAGTGAATGCACTCGAGGCTGTGAGAAGGGCTGAACCAATCACACCAGGTGAACCCACAATCCAGCCAACCGCCCAACCATCCAGCATACCAACGGTGACTTCGATGGACGCTCCCACTACAGGAGATGACGAGCCCACAAGTCAGCCAACGTTTGAGCAAGCTGCTATTTCCGATGTACCGAGCAACAGTCTTTCTTTGGCTCCCACAGGTAGCACACTTCTACCTACAAACCAGGCGACGACTGTGGCTCCAACTTCGTCGACCAGCTTTCCAACAGGCAGTCCAATGACCTTCTTACCTACCGCGATACCACCGACGCTCCAGCCTACTGTCACATCGACATCAATACAGCTGAATCTCAACAACTTTTTGTTGACTCTTCTAGGTACAAACATaaacgaagaagccttgcGCCAGAGCCTTATTGAATACTTGTTGCAAGAGCTGTCGAAGGATTTCCCAGATCTGCTGAGCATTTCGTTAGATCTTGTATCATTTACGGAGCTCGGGCCCAATCAACTTGCGCTAGTGGAGTATTCGGGCTTGGCCACATTTCCAGAAAACAGTGTGGTTTCGCTCAAGGAGTTGCTCAAAGCCCAAACAGAAGCTTTAAAACATTTTAGTGATGTTGAGGCGGCGATCGTTGCTGGAGGGAACGATGTACGAGTTGTATCGATCGAGGTCGATCATGGGAGCTCTTCTAAGGGAAAGTCAAGCAACAGCACGACAATGAAAAGTTCAAAGAGTGGGAGGGGCAAgggaaaagcaaaaggatCTAGCAGCCGCGACTCGACGAGCTCGAAAACTGGAGGCAACGGGTCGACGAACGGAGGTAAAGGATCGATAAATGGAGGAAAAGGATCAAACGGATTGCGGATCTAA